In Candidatus Zixiibacteriota bacterium, the genomic stretch CGCTTGGCCGACCGGCAGCTTTACAGCCCGGCTCATATCACCGGTCAGGAGCTCTATCTCGCCCGCCGCCAGCGACTTCTCCCCTAATACCAGCCGAACAGGGATGCCCACCAGATCGGCGTCATGGAATTTGACACCCGGTCTGACCGCCCGATCATCCACCAGAACGTCCAGCCCGGTCGCCTCAAGATCGCGGTGGAGCTGATTGGCCAGGTCTATTTGACGCTCACTCTCGACATTCAGGGGCATGATTTCCACCACGAACGGAGTCAGAGCCGGCGGCCAGGTCATCTGAGTTCCTCCGGCCTGACTTTCCAGCACCGTTTGTATTGTGCGCGACATGCCGATCCCAAACGAGCCCAGTTGGATAGCCTGTTCCTCGCCTTCGGCGTTGGCGATAAATGCTCCCTGTTTGGAGGTCATAGCAGTCCCCATGCTCACTGCTGTGCCCACCAGCAGCCCCGACCTCGCTCTAAGCGAGTGGCCGCAGGTGGGACAAGCGTCGCCGTCACGAGCCAGCGTTATGTCGGCCACATTAGCCGCCTCAAAGTCACGACCAAAACTGACATGTACAAGGTGCCGGTCGGTTTCGTTGGCCCCCACGACAAAGTCCGTCAGGGCCGCGACCTGCGGATCCACTATCAACGGAACCTCCAGCCCAACCGGACCGGCGAATCCGACCGCCGCCCCGGAGATGGTGGCTACTTCATGCGCGTTGGCCAGCTCAAGCATTCGAACTCCCAAGACGCTACCCAGTTTGGAGGGACTGACATCACGGTCCCCGCGCACCAGCGCCGCGACCGGTTGGTCATCGGCCAGGTACAACAGCGTTTTGACTACCTGGTCGGCGTCGACCTTGAGAAACTCGGTGATTTGCTCGATCGTCGTGGCCTGGGGAGTGTCGACTTTCTCAAGCGGTTTGGGACCTCCCTCTTGTATGGGAATATCGGGGCCTCCGAAAGCCGCGATCTCGGCATTCGCTTGATAGTCGCACTTCGAACAGTTCAGCACGGTCTGTTCTGAAGCGCTGGATTCCATCATTGCGATAAAGTCCAGGCCGTCGCCGTCCGCTGTTCCCACTCCGCCTGAATCGCTCGGGACGGAGACGACCTCAAGACCGATCCGCTGGAAAACACTCAGGCAGGCGCCGGCCATGCGCTGCAGCGATTCTTCGGCGGCGGCCGGGTCGGCGTCGAAACTGTAGGCGTCGGCCATCAGGAATTCCCGCATACGCATCAAGCCGAAGCGAGTACGAAGCTCATCACGAAACTTAGTCCCAATCTGATACAGGGTCAGCGGGAGTTGGCGATAGCTTTTCAGTTCGCCGGCGACCAGCGAAACCATCGGCTCTTCATGGCTGCCGCATAAAGTGAACTCATGGCCGCGTCGATCTTTCACGCCCATCTGATCGGCCTGTAACAACTCCGCACGTCCGGATTGTTGCCAAAGATCGGTCGGGCACAAGAGGGGAAGGCTGGTCTCGCAGGCGCCAGCTTTGTTGAACTCTTCACGAATGATCGCGGACAGTTTATTGATCACACGTTGCATCAGCGGCAGGCAGTGGTAGTGTCCCGGAGCCAGTTTGCGAATATAGCCGCCGCGCAAGAGGAACTGATGCGAGTCCAGTTCGGCATCGGACTGTTTGTCCCGCAGTGTCGGTATGTATGTTTCACTCCAGCGCATGGCGGGAAGATAGTCTGGCACCGATGGTCGGCACAATCAAAAAAGGTGGATCAATAACGTGGCGCACGAGGACGTACACCACGCACTAAGTCTAATTTCTTCGT encodes the following:
- a CDS encoding proline--tRNA ligase; protein product: MPDYLPAMRWSETYIPTLRDKQSDAELDSHQFLLRGGYIRKLAPGHYHCLPLMQRVINKLSAIIREEFNKAGACETSLPLLCPTDLWQQSGRAELLQADQMGVKDRRGHEFTLCGSHEEPMVSLVAGELKSYRQLPLTLYQIGTKFRDELRTRFGLMRMREFLMADAYSFDADPAAAEESLQRMAGACLSVFQRIGLEVVSVPSDSGGVGTADGDGLDFIAMMESSASEQTVLNCSKCDYQANAEIAAFGGPDIPIQEGGPKPLEKVDTPQATTIEQITEFLKVDADQVVKTLLYLADDQPVAALVRGDRDVSPSKLGSVLGVRMLELANAHEVATISGAAVGFAGPVGLEVPLIVDPQVAALTDFVVGANETDRHLVHVSFGRDFEAANVADITLARDGDACPTCGHSLRARSGLLVGTAVSMGTAMTSKQGAFIANAEGEEQAIQLGSFGIGMSRTIQTVLESQAGGTQMTWPPALTPFVVEIMPLNVESERQIDLANQLHRDLEATGLDVLVDDRAVRPGVKFHDADLVGIPVRLVLGEKSLAAGEIELLTGDMSRAVKLPVGQAKAAVEKALENLK